In the Lepus europaeus isolate LE1 chromosome 18, mLepTim1.pri, whole genome shotgun sequence genome, one interval contains:
- the TRAPPC1 gene encoding trafficking protein particle complex subunit 1 codes for MTVHNLYLFDRNGVCLHYSEWHRKKQAGIPKEEEYKLMYGMLFSIRSFVSKMSPLDMKDGFLAFQTSRYKLHYYETPTGIKVVMNTDLGVGPIRDVLHHIYSALYVELVVKNPLCPLGQTVQSELFRSRLDSYVRSLPFFSARAG; via the exons ATGACTGTCCACAATCTGTACCTGTTTGACCGGAATGGAGTGTGTCTGCACTACAGCGAGTGGCACCGCAAGAAGCAAGCAGGGATCCCCAAGGAGGAG GAGTACAAGCTGATGTATGGGATGCTTTTCTCCATCCGCTCGTTTGTCAGCAAGATGTCCCCGCTAGACAT GAAAGACGGCTTTCTGGCCTTCCAAACTAGCCGTTACAAACTCCATTACTACGAGACACCCACTGGGATCAAGGTTGTCATGAATACTGACCTGGGTGTGGGACCCATCCGAGACGTGCTGCACCATATCTACAGCGCg CTGTACGTGGAGCTGGTGGTGAAGAATCCTCTGTGTCCCCTCGGCCAAACTGTGCAAAGTGAGCTCTTCCGCTCCCGACTGGACTCCTACGTCCGCTCTCTGCCCTTCTTCTCTGCCCGGGCTGGCTGA